The proteins below come from a single Burkholderiales bacterium genomic window:
- a CDS encoding glycosyltransferase family 9 protein, protein MRILLIRRDNIGDLVCTTPLFSALRARFPDAFIAALVNSYNVDVLAGNPHLDAVYHYTKAKHRPPGKTVAGVYWDRVRLFWHLRRQRFDYAIIAGAHFLPRALRLARAVAPRHIIGFTEAGKPGVEHIDIAVPYTLPAPMHEVEDIFRLLLPLGVEGPPGPLVLVAPEEETRRAREAIAARGQGPVVGLHISARKPSQRWPKECFASLARELATRHGARLMLFWSPGSETNPHHPGDDEKADWIVQATQDLPLLPWPTQRLAELMGGLAACDGVVCSDGGAMHIAAGLGKPIVCFFGRSDPTRWHPWGVPHRVLQPPSHEVKDITVAEALAAYESLIAGVAAR, encoded by the coding sequence ATGAGAATCCTCCTGATCCGCCGCGACAACATCGGCGATCTGGTGTGCACCACGCCGCTTTTCAGCGCCCTGCGGGCGCGCTTTCCCGATGCCTTCATCGCCGCGCTGGTGAACAGCTACAACGTGGATGTGCTCGCCGGCAACCCGCACCTCGACGCGGTGTACCACTACACCAAGGCCAAGCACCGGCCGCCAGGCAAAACCGTGGCGGGCGTGTATTGGGACCGCGTGCGCCTGTTCTGGCATCTGCGCCGCCAGCGCTTCGATTACGCCATCATCGCCGGCGCCCATTTTCTGCCGCGTGCCCTGCGGCTTGCCCGCGCGGTGGCGCCCCGCCACATCATCGGCTTCACCGAGGCAGGCAAGCCGGGGGTGGAGCACATCGACATCGCGGTTCCCTACACGCTGCCGGCGCCGATGCATGAGGTGGAGGATATTTTCCGCCTGCTGCTGCCGCTGGGAGTGGAGGGACCGCCGGGACCGCTCGTCCTGGTGGCGCCGGAGGAGGAGACCCGGCGCGCGCGCGAAGCGATCGCGGCACGGGGGCAGGGCCCGGTAGTGGGCCTGCACATCAGCGCGCGCAAACCCTCCCAGCGTTGGCCAAAGGAATGTTTCGCCAGCCTTGCCCGCGAGCTCGCCACCCGTCACGGCGCCCGGCTCATGCTGTTCTGGTCGCCCGGCAGCGAGACCAATCCCCATCATCCCGGGGATGACGAAAAGGCCGACTGGATCGTGCAGGCCACACAAGACCTGCCCCTTCTGCCCTGGCCCACGCAGCGCCTGGCCGAGCTGATGGGAGGGCTTGCCGCCTGCGATGGGGTGGTGTGTTCCGACGGCGGCGCGATGCACATCGCCGCGGGGCTGGGCAAACCCATCGTCTGCTTTTTCGGCCGCTCCGATCCCACCCGCTGGCACCCTTGGGGAGTGCCCCACCGGGTTCTACAGCCGCCAAGCCATGAGGTGAAGGACATCACCGTTGCCGAGGCGCTGGCGGCCTATGAATCCCTCATCGCCGGAGTTGCGGCGCGGTGA
- a CDS encoding O-antigen ligase family protein — MNIGRLDFGRCSAQGLARLGVLMYLIAVPFTHNAAWKNGATLLMLGAAIGLWQKRQLVIKGLMPLATSLMALLAILLLSAFAGVDPLSSLNELRKHFLPGLLLFLLTAVAFREEEWQRRLLLLVGFAFLARIGLAVIELFAYGDLAAARDQGRFVKGLALDAGFYFPVYIGLMVWRSPYRWFGTIAAAAVLGIIVAVQGRAPLLAALVSALAMLAVLRKWRVLVFLFGGAIVALGVLMVTQPVLGERFAAAFSPKTYLQALDRRAYGSESDGLSGRVPIWLGVIEIGNARPLLGYGFGWKKLGKIAVEDGYLARWEAMRNDAVAKAQVSYFSLPTDKVNPHNLYLQIYFEAGIVGVAAYLAVLGISLWQSWHLARGGPAWEGVVGAIIFGFLVNHIVLGFANGLWLGLGPSMAWLGLLAALSRRMRV; from the coding sequence ATGAACATTGGGCGGCTAGATTTCGGCCGCTGCTCTGCGCAGGGGCTGGCGCGGCTAGGCGTACTGATGTACCTGATTGCAGTGCCCTTCACCCATAACGCGGCATGGAAAAATGGCGCAACCTTGCTCATGCTCGGCGCTGCAATTGGGTTGTGGCAAAAGAGGCAACTCGTCATCAAGGGCCTAATGCCCCTGGCGACCAGCTTAATGGCTCTTTTGGCCATCCTTCTTCTGAGTGCCTTTGCGGGAGTTGATCCCTTATCGAGTCTCAATGAGCTGCGCAAGCATTTTTTGCCCGGTCTGCTTCTTTTTCTTCTGACTGCTGTTGCCTTCAGAGAAGAAGAATGGCAGCGGCGTTTGTTGCTGCTCGTGGGGTTTGCTTTCCTGGCCAGAATCGGACTGGCGGTCATCGAACTTTTTGCATACGGGGACCTCGCTGCAGCACGGGATCAAGGCCGGTTTGTTAAAGGATTGGCGCTGGATGCCGGTTTCTATTTTCCGGTCTACATCGGACTGATGGTCTGGCGCAGCCCGTACCGCTGGTTTGGAACCATCGCTGCCGCCGCTGTTTTAGGAATCATAGTGGCTGTTCAAGGACGCGCCCCTCTGCTCGCGGCGCTTGTTTCCGCTTTGGCTATGTTGGCTGTTTTGCGGAAATGGCGGGTGCTCGTTTTTCTTTTTGGAGGGGCGATCGTTGCCTTGGGAGTCCTGATGGTCACACAGCCGGTTCTTGGCGAGCGCTTCGCGGCTGCATTTTCTCCAAAAACCTATTTGCAAGCCTTGGATCGTCGGGCTTATGGCAGCGAAAGCGATGGCTTGAGCGGGCGCGTCCCAATCTGGCTGGGCGTGATAGAAATCGGCAATGCTCGGCCGTTGCTGGGGTACGGGTTCGGATGGAAAAAACTCGGCAAGATCGCTGTCGAGGATGGCTATCTCGCGCGCTGGGAGGCAATGCGTAATGATGCAGTGGCCAAGGCGCAAGTTTCGTATTTCTCGCTCCCCACGGATAAAGTCAATCCCCACAATCTGTACTTGCAGATTTACTTCGAAGCCGGGATTGTGGGAGTTGCCGCTTATTTGGCCGTACTCGGCATATCACTGTGGCAATCGTGGCACCTGGCCCGCGGTGGCCCAGCTTGGGAAGGAGTTGTTGGCGCAATCATTTTTGGCTTTCTTGTTAATCACATCGTTCTTGGTTTCGCTAACGGACTTTGGCTGGGGCTGGGGCCCTCGATGGCGTGGCTTGGACTTCTCGCTGCCTTATCTCGAAGGATGAGGGTATGA